Genomic DNA from Streptomyces sp. AM 2-1-1:
CCAGATCCTCTTCGAGGCCGACCAGCGCGGCGAATCCGTGCAGACGGTCCTCGCGGACTGGGTCCGGCACTCGCGGACCGACGACCGTCAGCCCCCCGTCGGCGAGTTCACGATGGAGCTCGTCGAGGGGTACGCGCGCTACGCGGACCGCATCGACGACCTCATCGTCACGTACGCCGTGGACTGGGAGATCGACCGCATGCCGGTCGTCGACCGCAGCATCCTCCGGCTCGGCGCGTACGAGCTGATCTGGATGGACGCGACGCCGGACGCCGTCGTCATCGACGAGGCGGTCCAGCTCGCCAAGGAGTTCTCCACGGACGACTCCCCGTCCTTCGTCAACGGCATGCTGGCCCGTTTCAAGGACCTCAAGCCGAACCTGCGCCGCGAGCAGTAGCTCCGGAACGCGCGGTGTTCAGCCGACGAAGGCCCGCGGTCGTGAGACCGCGGGCCTTCGGCATGTCCGGCCCGGCCCTTCCGGGGAGTTCCGTGGAGCCCGCGGCGCACGCCGCGGACGGCGGGGCCGGAAACGACGCCGGGCCGGCGGGGCGGACCGTCTCCGGTCCGCCCCGCCGGCCCGGCGACGCGTGTTCCGCAGCGGGGACCGGGGTCCCCGCGGGCTCAGCCCTCTTCGTGGGCGACGGCCCGGCGCGCGTCCGCGTCCAGCACACCCCAGTTGATGAGCTGGTCCGTCAGCACGGACGGCGACTGGTCGTAGATCACCGCGAGGGTGCGCAGGTCGTCCTGGCGGATGGAGAGGACCTTGCCGTTGTAGTCGCCGCGCTGGCTCTGGATCGTCGCGGCGTAACGCTGCAGCGGTCCGGCCTTCTCCGGCGGCACGTGGGCGAGGCGCTCCAGGTCCAGGACGAGCTTCGGCGGCGGCTCGGCCGCGCCGCCGGGGGTCGTGCCGGGCAGCAACTCCTGGACGGGAACGCCGTAGAAGTCCGCCAGCTCCGCGAGACGCTGGACGGTCACCGCACGGTCGCCGCGCTCGTACGAGCCGACGACGACGGCCTTCCAACGGCCCTGCGACTTCTCCTCCACACCGTGGAGGGAGAGGCCCTGCTGGGTGCGGATGGCGCGGAGCTTGGCCCCGAGCTGTTTTGCGTATTCGCTGGACATAAGGCTCCCCGGACGCTCGAACAAGATGCGGCGCCGCCGCGTGGCTGGTGACTCACTGTGAGGTTACGCAGCGTTACGTGGATGCGTCAAGCCGGAAGGTCCACAGCGGCTCCTGACGGGGGCGGGGACGGGACTCCCGAGCGGCCCTGGTACCGTTGACGACGTAGTTTTCAGAATTTCCGACGTCCTTTAAGGTCCGTCCCGTGAGGCGGAGAAGGAGGTCCGTTTCCAATGGACGCACAGCACGACGGCACCGGCAACGCGGCACGGCCCGTTCTGGAAGCCCCCGACATCGCCCGCGCACTGACCAGGATCGCCCACGAGATCGTCGAACGCGCCAAGGGCGCCGACGACGTGGTGCTCCTCGGCATTCCCACCCGGGGCGTCTTCCTGGCCCGCAGACTGGCCGCGAAGCTCGAAGAGATCACCGGCCGCGCGATCCCGGTGGGATCACTCGACATCACGATGTACCGCGACGACCTGCGGATGCGTCCCGCGCGCGCCCTGGGCCGCACCGACATCCCCGGCGACGGCATCGACGAACGCCTCGTCGTCCTCGTCGACGACGTGCTCTTCTCCGGCCGCACCATCCGCGCCGCCCTCGACGCCCTCGGCGACATCGGCCGGCCGCGCGCCGTGCAGCTCGCCGTCCTGGTGGACCGGGGCCACCGCGAACTCCCGATCCGCGCCGACTACGTCGGCAAGAACCTCCCGACGTCGCACCGGGAGACGGTCACGGTCCAGCTGTCCGAGGAGGACGGCCGCGACGCCGTGCTGCTCGGCGACCGGCGGACCACCGCGGTGGGCGGGCAGTAGTGCCGCGACAGGCCACGGCACCGACACCCTTCCCGCACTAGCGCTCCCGTACGGCCCGCCACCCGGCTCGTACGGCCGCTGCCGCACGCCCGCACGCCACCTCCACCACCCCGGAGAACACCCAGATGAAGCGCCACCTCATCTCGGCCGCCGACCTCACCCGCGACGACGCCGTCCTCATCCTCGACACCGCCGAGGAGATGGCCCGGGTCGCCGACCGGCCGATCAAGAAGCTCCCGACCCTGCGCGGCCGGACCGTCGTCAACCTCTTCTTCGAGGACTCGACGCGCACCCGCATCTCCTTCGAGGCCGCCGCCAAGCGCCTCTCCGCCGACGTCATCAACTTCTCCGCGAAGGGCTCGTCCGTCTCCAAGGGCGAGTCCCTCAAGGACACCGCCCTGACCCTGGAGGCGATGGGCGCCGACGCCGTCGTCATCCGGCACCACTCCTCGGGCGCCCCGTACCGCCTCGCCACCTCCGGCTGGATCGACGGCGCGGTGGTCAACGCCGGCGACGGCACCCACGAGCACCCCACCCAGGCCCTGCTGGACGCCTTCACCATGCGCCGCAGGCTGGTCGGGGCCGACCAGGGCCTCGGCCGCGACCTCGACGGCCGCCGGATCACCATCGTCGGCGACGTCCTGCACAGCCGGGTGGCCCGCTCCAACGTCCACCTGCTGACCACGCTCGGCGCCCACGTCACCCTGGTGGCCCCGCCCACCCTGCTGCCGATCGGCGTGGAGCAGTGGCCCTGCGACGTCAGTTACGGCCTGGACGAGGTGCTCCCGCAGTCCGACGCGGTGATGATGCTGCGCGTGCAGCGCGAGCGCATGAACGCGGCGTACTTCCCCACCGAGCGCGAGTACTCCCGGCGCTACGGCCTGAACGGCGACCGCATGGCGAAGATGCCCGGGCACAGCATCGTCATGCACCCCGGCCCGATGAACCGCGGCATGGAGATCACCGCCGAAGTGGCCGACTCCGACCGCTGCACCGCCGTCGAGCAGGTCGCCAACGGCGTCTCCGTCCGCATGGCCGTGCTCTACCTGCTGCTCGGCGGCTCCGAACCCGCCACCTCCGCCCGTCCCGAGGGGAACAAGTAATCATGAGCAAGATCCTTATCCGCGGCGCGAAGATCCTCGGGGGCGACGTCGCGGACGTCCTGATCGACGGCGGGACCGTCGCCGGGATCGGCACCGGCATCGAGGCGGCGGACGCCACCGTCGTCGAGGCGGCGGGCCAGATCCTGCTGCCCGGCCTGGTCGACCTCCACACCCACCTGCGCGAGCCCGGCCGCGAGGACTCCGAGACCGTCCTGACCGGCACCAGGGCGGCGGCGGTCGGCGGCTTCACCGCCGTGCACGCCATGGCCAACACCTTCCCCGTCGCCGACACCGCCGGAGTCGTCGAGCAGGTCTGGCGGCTCGGCAAGGAGTCCGGTTACTGCGACGTCCAGCCGATCGGCGCCGTCACCGTCGGCCTGGAGGGCAAGCAGCTCGCCGAGCTCGGCGCCATGCACGACTCGGCCGCCGGGGTGAAGGTCTTCTCCGACGACGGCAAGTGCGTCGACGACGCCGTGATCATGCGCCGCGCCCTGGAGTACGTGAAGGCGTTCGACGGGGTCGTCGCCCAGCACGCCCAGGAGCCCCGCCTCACCGAGGGCGCCCAGATGAACGAGGGCACCGTCTCCTCCGAGCTCGGCCTCGTCGGCTGGCCCGCCGTCGCCGAGGAGTCGATCATCGCGCGCGACGTGCTGCTCGCGGCCCACGTCGACTCCCGGGTGCACATCTGCCACCTCTCGACCGCCGGCTCCGTCGAGATCGTCCGCTGGGCCAAGTCCAAGGGGTGGAACGTCACCGCCGAGGTCACCCCGCACCACCTGCTCCTCACCGACGAGCTGGTGCGCTCGTACGACCCGGTCTACAAGGTGAACCCGCCGCTGCGCACCGAGGCCGACGTCATGGCCCTGCGCGAGGCGCTCGCCGACGGCACGATCGACTGCGTCGCCACCGACCACGCCCCGCACCCGCACGAGGACAAGGACTGCGAGTGGGCCGCCGCCGCCATGGGCATGGTGGGCCTGGAGACCGCGCTCTCCGTCGTCCAGCAGACGATGGTCGAGACCGGTCTGCTCGACTGGGCGGGCGTCGCCGACCGGATGTCCTTCCGCCCCGCGGCCATCGGCCGCCTCGACGGTCACGGCCGGCCCGTCTCGGTCGGTGAGCCCGCCAACCTCGTCCTGGTCGATCCGGCATACCGTGGAGCCGTGGACCCCGCGGGCTTCGCGTCCCGCAGCCGCAACACCCCCTACGAGGGCCGTGAGCTGCCGGGCCGCGTCACCCACACCTTCCTGCGGGGCCGCGCCACGGTCGTCGACGGGAAGCTCACGTGACACATCCGATCCCCCTGTACCTGCTGGCCGCCGATCAGAAGTCGGCCGAGGTCACCGACTGGTCCGCCCGGATCAGCTGGGTCGTCGGCATACTGGTCTTCGTGGCCTTCGTCTACTGGCTGATGCGCCAGGGATGGAAGTGGCGCGGCAGCCTCCAGTCCGACCTGCCGGAACTCGCCACCACCCCCGAGGGCTTCATGGACCGCCCCCCGCTGCTGGAGCTCACCGGCCGCTACCACGGCTCGACCACCGCCGGGCAGTGGCTCGACCGGATCGTCGCCCACGGCCTCGGCACCCGCAGCCGGGTCGTGCTCACGCTCACGGAGCAGGGCCTGGACGTCGTACGCCCCGGAGCCGCCGGGTTCTTCGTGCCCGCCGAGGCGCTGCGCGGGGCCCGGCACGAGCGCGCGCTCGCGGGCAAGGTCCTCCCCGAGGGCGGCCTGCTGGTCGTCACCTGGGCCCACGGCGACAAGCTGATCGACTCCGGGTTCCGCTCCGACCGGGCGGCCGACCACCAGACCTGGATCGACACCCTCACCTCTCTCACCAGCACTACGGAAGGCACCGCACGATGACGATCTCCAATCCGGGGCACGCCTCGCAGAGGAAAAGGGTGTCTCCCGCCGTACTCGTCCTGGAGGACGGCCGCATCTTCCGCGGCCGTGCCTACGGGGCCGTGGGGGAGACGTTCGGCGAGGCCGTTTTCTCCACCGGCATGACCGGCTACCAGGAGACGCTGACCGACCCCTCATACGACCGCCAGATCGTCGTCGCCACCGCGCCGCAGATCGGCAACACCGGCTGGAACGACGAGGACGACGAGTCCGGCCGCATCTGGGTCTCCGGCTACGTGGTCCGCGACCCCGCCCGCATCCCGTCCAACTGGCGCTCGCGCCGTCCCCTGGACGAGGAGCTCGCACGGCAGGGTGTCGTCGGCATCTGCGGCATCGACACCCGCGCCCTCACCCGCCACCTGCGCGAGCGCGGCGCGATGCGCTCCGGCGTCTTCTCCGGCGAGGCACTCGCCCCCGACGCCGAACTGCTCGCCCGGGTCCGGGCGCAGCCGCAGATGACGGGCGCCAGCCTGTACGAGGAGGTCGCCACCAAGGAGGCCTACACCGTTCCGGCGGTCGGCGAGAAGAAGTTCACCGTCGCCGCCATCGACCTCGGCATCAAGGGCATGACCCCGCGCCGGATGGCCGAGCGCGGCATCGAGGTGCACGTGCTCCCCGCCACCGCGACCGCCGAAGAGGTCTACGCCGTCGCCCCCGACGGGGTGTTCTTCTCCAACGGCCCCGGCGACCCCGCCACCGCCGAGGGCCCGGTGGCGCTGATGCGCGCCGTGCTCGAGCGCAGGACGCCGCTCTTCGGCATCTGCTTCGGCAACCAGATCCTCGGCCGTGCCCTCGGCTTCGGCACGTACAAGCTGAAGTACGGCCACCGGGGCATCAACCAGCCCGTCCAGGACCGTACGACCGGCAAGGTCGAGGTCACCGCGCACAACCACGGCTTCGCCGTCGACGCGCCCCTGGACAGGGTCTCGGAGACCGAGTTCGGCCGTGCCGAGGTCTCCCACGTCTGCCTGAACGACCAGGTCGTCGAAGGACTGCACCTCCTCGACCAGCCTGCCTTCAGCGTCCAGTACCACCCCGAAGCGGCAGCCGGCCCGCACGACGCCGCCTACCTCTTCGACCGTTTCGTCACCCTGATGGAGGGCCAGCGTGCCTAAGCGCTCCGATATCCAGTCCGTCCTGGTCATCGGCTCCGGCCCGATCGTCATCGGCCAGGCCGCCGAGTTCGACTACTCCGGTACCCAGGCGTGCCGCGTGCTCAAGGCCGAGGGCCTGCGCGTCATCCTGGTCAACTCCAACCCGGCCACGATCATGACCGACCCGGAGATCGCCGACGCCACCTACGTCGAGCCGATCACCCCCGAGTTCGTCGAGAAGATCATCGCCAAGGAGCGCCCCGACGCCCTCCTCCCGACGCTGGGCGGCCAGACCGCGCTCAACACCGCCATCTCCATGCACGACAACGGCGTGCTGGAGAAGTACGGCGTCGAGCTGATCGGCGCCAACGTCGAGGCGATCAACAAGGGCGAGGACCGCGACCTCTTCAAGGGCGTCGTGGAGGCCGTCCGCGAGAAGATCGGCCACGGCGAGTCCGCGCGCTCGGTCATCTGCCACACGATGGACGACGTCATCCAGGGCGTCGAGACCCTCGGCGGCTACCCGGTCGTCGTCCGCCCCTCCTTCACCATGGGCGGCGCCGGCTCCGGCTTCGCCCACGACGAGGAGGAGCTGCGCCGCATCGCCGGACAGGGCCTCACCCTCTCCCCGACCACCGAGGTGCTCCTGGAGGAGTCCATCCTCGGCTGGAAGGAGTACGAGCTGGAGCTCATGCGCGACAAGAACGACAACGTCGTGGTCGTCTGCTCCATCGAGAACTTCGACCCGATGGGCGTCCACACCGGCGACTCCATCACCGTCGCCCCGTCGATGACGCTCACCGACCGCGAGTACCAGCGCCTGCGCGACCTCGGCATCGCGATCATCCGCGAGGTCGGCGTCGACACCGGCGGCTGCAACATCCAGTTCGCCATCGACCCCAGCGACGGCCGGATCATCGTCATCGAGATGAACCCGCGTGTCTCCCGGTCCTCGGCGCTCGCCTCCAAGGCCACTGGATTCCCGATCGCGAAGATCGCTGCCAAACTGGCCGTCGGCTACACACTGGACGAGATCCCCAACGACATCACGGAGAAGACCCCGGCTTCCTTCGAGCCGTCGCTCGACTACGTCGTCGTCAAGGCCCCGCGCTTCGCGTTCGAGAAGTTCCCCTCCGCCGACTCCACCCTCACCACCACCATGAAGTCGGTGGGCGAGGCCATGGCGATCGGCCGCAACTTCACCGAGGCGCTGCAGAAGGCGCTGCGCTCGCTGGAGAAGAAGGGCTCGCAGTTCTCCTTCACCGGAGAGCCCGGCGACAAGGACACCCTGCTCGCCGAGGCGGTCCGCCCCACGGACGGCCGCATCAACACCGTCATGCAGGCGATCCGGGCCGGGGCCACCCCCGAGGAGGTCTTCGACGCCACGAAGATCGACCCGTGGTTCGTCGACCAGCTCTTCCTGATCAAGGAGATCGCCGACGAGCTTGCCTCGGCCCAGCGCCTCGACGCCGACGTGATCGCCGAGGCCAAGCGCCACGGCTTCTCCGACGCGCAGATCGCCGGGATCCGCGGCCTGGGCGAGGACGTCGTCCGCGAGGTCCGCCACGCCCTGGGGATCCGCCCGGTCTACAAGACGGTCGACACCTGCGCCGCCGAGTTCGCCGCGAAGACGCCGTACTTCTACTCCTCGTACGACGAGGAGAGCGAGGTCGCGCCCCGCACCAGGCCCGCGGTGATCATCCTCGGCTCGGGTCCCAACCGCATCGGCCAGGGCATCGAGTTCGACTACTCCTGCGTCCACGCCTCCTTCGCACTCAGCGACGCCGGCTACGAGACCGTGATGGTCAACTGCAACCCGGAGACCGTCTCCACCGACTACGACACCTCCGACCGGCTCTACTTCGAGCCGCTCACCCTGGAGGACGTCCTGGAGATCGTCCACGCGGAGACCCTCGCCGGCCCCGTCGCGGGTGTCATCGTCCAGCTCGGCGGCCAGACCCCGCTCGGCCTGGCGCAGGCGCTCAAGGACAACGGCGTGCCCGTCGTCGGCACGTCGCCCGAGGCGATCCACGCCGCCGAGGACCGCGGCGCCTTCGGCCGGGTGCTCGCCGAGGCCGGCCTGCCCGCGCCCAAGCACGGCACCGCCACCACCTTCGACGAGGCCAAGGCCATCGCCGACGAGATCGGCTACCCGGTCCTCGTCCGCCCGTCGTACGTCCTCGGCGGACGCGGCATGGAGATCGTCTACGACGAGACGCGCCTCTCCACGTACATCGCCGAGTCCACCGAGATCAGCCCCACCCGGCCGGTCCTGGTCGACCGCTTCCTCGACGACGCCATCGAGATCGACGTCGACGCGCTCTACGACGGCACCGAGCTCTACCTCGGCGGCGTCATGGAGCACATCGAGGAAGCCGGCATCCACTCCGGCGACTCGGCCTGCGCGCTGCCCCCGATCACCCTCGGCGGCCACGACATCAAACGCCTGCGGATCTCCACCGAGGGCATCGCCAAGGGCGTCGGCGTCCGCGGCCTGATCAACATCCAGTTCGCGCTCTCCGGGGACATCCTCTACGTCCTGGAGGCCAACCCCCGCGCCTCCCGCACCGTCCCCTTCACCTCGAAGGCCACCGCCGTCCCGCTCGCCAAGGCCGCCGCCCGCATCTCGCTGGGCGCGACCATCGCCGAGCTGCGCGCCGAGGGCCTGCTGCCGGCCCACGGCGACGGTGGCACCCTGCCGCTCGACGCGCCGATCTCCGTCAAGGAGGCCGTCATGCCGTGGTCGCGCTTCCGCGACATCCACGGCCGCGGGGTGGACACCGTCCTCGGCCCGGAGATGCGCTCGACCGGCGAGGTCATGGGCATCGACTCGGCCTTCGGGACGGCCTACGCCAAGTCCCAGGCAGGCGCCTACGGCCCGCTGCCCGTCAAGGGCCGTGCGTTCATCTCGGTCGCCAACCGCGACAAGCGCTCGATGATCTTCCCGGCCCGGGAACTCGTCGCCCACGGCTTCGAGCTGATGGCGACCTCCGGCACCGCCGAGGTCCTCAAGCGCAACGGCATCAACGCCACCGTCGTGCGCAAGCAGTCCGAGGGCGAGGGGCCGGAGGGCGAGAAGACCATCGTCCAGCTCATCCACGACGGCCAGGTCGACCTCATCGTCAACACGCCGTACGGCACCGGCGGCCGTCTCGACGGCTACGAGATCCGGACCGCCGCGGTGGCCCGCTCCGTGCCGTGCCTGACGACCGTCCAGGCGCTCGCCGCCGCGGTCCAGGGCATCGACGCGCTCAAGCACGGGGACGTCGGCGTACGTTCCCTCCAGGAGCACGCCGAGCACCTGACGGCGATCCGCGACTAGGAGCGGGGTACGACCGGCTCCGGGACCCGCGCGGTCCCGGAGCCGGCCAGGCAAGGGGGGCACCGGTCAAGCGGTGTCCCCCTCTTCGTGAGGACACCTTCGATGTACAAGTTCTTCTTCCAGCTCGTCTTCAAGCGGATGGACCCGGAGCGGGCCCACCACCTCGCCTTCCGGTGGATCCGCCTCGCCGCCCGTACCCCCGTCCTGCGGACCTTCGTTGCCGCCGCGCTGGCTCCCCGGTACGCGAGCCTGCGCACCGAGGCCCTCGGGCTGCGCATGCACGGTCCCTTCGGGCTCGCCGCCGGCTTCGACAAGAACGCCGTCGCGATCGACGGCATGGCGATGCTCGGCTTCGACCACGTCGAGATCGGCACCGTCACCGGTGAGCCGCAGCCCGGCAACCCGAAGAAGCGGCTCTTCCGCCTCGTCGCCGACCGCGCGCTCGTCAACCGCATGGGCTTCAACAACGAGGGCTCCGCCGCCGTCGCCGCACGTCTCGGCGCCCGCACCGCCGTCTTCCGCACCACCGTCGGCGTCAACATCGGCAAGACCAAGGTGGTGGACGAGGCCGAGGCCGCCGCCGACTACGTGAAGTCCACCGAGCGCCTCGCCGCCCACGCCGACTACCTCGTGGTCAACGTCTCCTCGCCCAACACCCCCGGCCTGCGCAACCTCCAGGCCACCGAGGCACTGCGCCCGCTGCTGACCGCCGTCCGCGAGGCCGCCGACCGCACCGTGACCGACCGGCGGGTCCCGCTGCTCGTCAAGATCGCCCCGGACCTCGCGGACGAGGACGTCGACGCCGTCGCCGACCTGGCCGTGGAGCTCGGCCTCGACGGCATCATCGCCACCAACACCACCATCGCCCGCGACGGCCTCGGTCTGCGCTCGCCCGCCTCCCTCACCGGGGAGACCGGCGGACTCTCCGGCGCCCCGCTCAAGGAGCGCTCCCTGGAGGTCGTCAGGCGCCTGTACGCGCGCGTCGGCGACCGGATCACCCTGGTGGGCGTCGGCGGCGTCGAGAGCGCCGAGGACGCCTGGCAGCGCATCCTCGCCGGTGCCACGCTCGTCCAGGGGTACAGCGCCTTCATCTACGAGGGTCCGTTCTACGCCCGCGCGATCCACAAGGGGCTGGCCGCCCGGCTGGCCGCGTCCCCCTACGCCACCCTCGCCGAGGCAGTCGGCGCCGGAACCCGGAAGGCCGCCCAGTGACCCCCGAACCCTTCGGCGCACGCCTGCGCCACGCCATGGACACCCGCGGGCCGCTCTGCGTCGGCATCGACCCGCACGCCACGCTGCTCGCCTCCTGGGGTCTGCCCGACGACATCGCGGGCCTGGAGCGCTTCACCCGTACGGTCGTCGAGGCCCTGGCCGACCGGGTCGCCGTCCTCAAGCCGCAGTCCGCGTTCTTCGAGCGCTTCGGCTCCCGCGGCATCGCCGTGCTGGAGACGGCCGTCGCCGAGGCCCGCTCGGCCGGCGCGCTCGTACTCATGGACGCCAAGCGCGGTGACATCGGGTCGACCATGGGCGCCTACGCGGCCACCTACCTGGACAAGGACTCGCCGCTCTTCTCGGACGCCGTCACCGTCTCGCCGTACCTCGGCTTCGGCTCGCTGCGCCCGGCGCTCGACGCCGCCGCGGTCTCCGGCGCGGGCGTCTTCGTGCTGGCGCTCACCTCGAACCCGGAGGGCGCCGAGGTGCAGCGCGCCACCGCCGCCGACGGCCGTTCGCTGGCCCAGCTGATGCTCGACCACATGGCCGCCGAGAACGCCGGGGCCGAGCCGATGGGGTCGGTCGGCGCCGTGGTCGGCGCGACCCTCGGGGACGCCGGGGCCGACCTCGCGATCAACGGGCCGCTGCTCGCTCCGGGCATCGGTGCCCAGGGCGCCACCCCGGCCGACCTGACGGCCGTGTTCGGTGACGCGGTGAACAACGTGGTGCCGAGCGTGAGCCGGGGTGTCCTGCGCCACGGACCGGACGCCGCGGGGCTCCGCGGCGCCGCCGAACGCTTCGCCGACGAGATCCGTACGGCCGTTCACGGATAGTTGAATGCGACACATAACAGCGCGTTGACGAATTCCTGAGGAAAATCCCGGCCTTTATGTCGCGAATGTCCTGGTCGGCCACAGCTGACCAGGACTTTTCGTTCGTTCTCGCTGACTCCGGGGCAGTTGGCCGCTAGTCTCCGTCGAGAGCCAACGAGCACAGGTTGTTGTTCGTGGCTCGCCAGGTGTGGGGCAACAGGTTCCTCACCGGTCCGTATCCGACAGATCGACATCCGAGGTGACGTAGGCGTGGCTCTTCCGCCCCTTACCCCTGAACAGCGCGCAGCCGCGCTCGAAAAGGCCGCCGCGGCTCGCCGGGAGCGGGCCGAGGTAAAGAATCGACTCAAGCACTCCGGCGCCTCGCTCCACGAGGTCATCAAGCAGGGCCGGGAGAACGACGTCATCGGCAAGATGAAGGTCTCCGCACTCCTGGAGTCCCTGCCGGGCGTGGGCAAGGTCCGCGCCAAGCAGATCATGGAGCGTCTCGGGATCTCCGAGAGCCGCAGGGTCAGGGGTCTCGGCTCCAACCAGATCGCATCCTTGGAGCGAGAGTTCGGCGGCTCCGCCGCCTGACGTTCTCAGGCACTCCTGAGAACCTGGATAATCGCTGCATGGCTGCAACATCCCGGGGGACGTCCCCCGTACCCCCGGACGTACGTCCGCGGCTGACCGTGCTCTCCGGCCCCTCCGGGGTCGGCAAGAGCACGGTCGTCGCGCATATGCGCAAGGTCCACCCCGAGGTCTGGCTCTCGGTGTCGGCGACGACCCGCAAGCCGCGCCCCGGCGAGACCAACGGCGTCCACTACTTCTTCGTGGACGACCAGGAGTTCGACAAGCTGATCGCCAACGGCGAGCTGCTCGAATGGGCGGAGTTCGCGGGCAACCGCTACGGCACCCCCCGCCGGGCCGTCCTCGACCGCCTGGAGA
This window encodes:
- the nusB gene encoding transcription antitermination factor NusB — translated: MAARNKARKRAFQILFEADQRGESVQTVLADWVRHSRTDDRQPPVGEFTMELVEGYARYADRIDDLIVTYAVDWEIDRMPVVDRSILRLGAYELIWMDATPDAVVIDEAVQLAKEFSTDDSPSFVNGMLARFKDLKPNLRREQ
- the bldD gene encoding transcriptional regulator BldD, producing MSSEYAKQLGAKLRAIRTQQGLSLHGVEEKSQGRWKAVVVGSYERGDRAVTVQRLAELADFYGVPVQELLPGTTPGGAAEPPPKLVLDLERLAHVPPEKAGPLQRYAATIQSQRGDYNGKVLSIRQDDLRTLAVIYDQSPSVLTDQLINWGVLDADARRAVAHEEG
- the carB gene encoding carbamoyl-phosphate synthase large subunit; translation: MPKRSDIQSVLVIGSGPIVIGQAAEFDYSGTQACRVLKAEGLRVILVNSNPATIMTDPEIADATYVEPITPEFVEKIIAKERPDALLPTLGGQTALNTAISMHDNGVLEKYGVELIGANVEAINKGEDRDLFKGVVEAVREKIGHGESARSVICHTMDDVIQGVETLGGYPVVVRPSFTMGGAGSGFAHDEEELRRIAGQGLTLSPTTEVLLEESILGWKEYELELMRDKNDNVVVVCSIENFDPMGVHTGDSITVAPSMTLTDREYQRLRDLGIAIIREVGVDTGGCNIQFAIDPSDGRIIVIEMNPRVSRSSALASKATGFPIAKIAAKLAVGYTLDEIPNDITEKTPASFEPSLDYVVVKAPRFAFEKFPSADSTLTTTMKSVGEAMAIGRNFTEALQKALRSLEKKGSQFSFTGEPGDKDTLLAEAVRPTDGRINTVMQAIRAGATPEEVFDATKIDPWFVDQLFLIKEIADELASAQRLDADVIAEAKRHGFSDAQIAGIRGLGEDVVREVRHALGIRPVYKTVDTCAAEFAAKTPYFYSSYDEESEVAPRTRPAVIILGSGPNRIGQGIEFDYSCVHASFALSDAGYETVMVNCNPETVSTDYDTSDRLYFEPLTLEDVLEIVHAETLAGPVAGVIVQLGGQTPLGLAQALKDNGVPVVGTSPEAIHAAEDRGAFGRVLAEAGLPAPKHGTATTFDEAKAIADEIGYPVLVRPSYVLGGRGMEIVYDETRLSTYIAESTEISPTRPVLVDRFLDDAIEIDVDALYDGTELYLGGVMEHIEEAGIHSGDSACALPPITLGGHDIKRLRISTEGIAKGVGVRGLINIQFALSGDILYVLEANPRASRTVPFTSKATAVPLAKAAARISLGATIAELRAEGLLPAHGDGGTLPLDAPISVKEAVMPWSRFRDIHGRGVDTVLGPEMRSTGEVMGIDSAFGTAYAKSQAGAYGPLPVKGRAFISVANRDKRSMIFPARELVAHGFELMATSGTAEVLKRNGINATVVRKQSEGEGPEGEKTIVQLIHDGQVDLIVNTPYGTGGRLDGYEIRTAAVARSVPCLTTVQALAAAVQGIDALKHGDVGVRSLQEHAEHLTAIRD
- a CDS encoding quinone-dependent dihydroorotate dehydrogenase — its product is MYKFFFQLVFKRMDPERAHHLAFRWIRLAARTPVLRTFVAAALAPRYASLRTEALGLRMHGPFGLAAGFDKNAVAIDGMAMLGFDHVEIGTVTGEPQPGNPKKRLFRLVADRALVNRMGFNNEGSAAVAARLGARTAVFRTTVGVNIGKTKVVDEAEAAADYVKSTERLAAHADYLVVNVSSPNTPGLRNLQATEALRPLLTAVREAADRTVTDRRVPLLVKIAPDLADEDVDAVADLAVELGLDGIIATNTTIARDGLGLRSPASLTGETGGLSGAPLKERSLEVVRRLYARVGDRITLVGVGGVESAEDAWQRILAGATLVQGYSAFIYEGPFYARAIHKGLAARLAASPYATLAEAVGAGTRKAAQ
- a CDS encoding dihydroorotase, which produces MSKILIRGAKILGGDVADVLIDGGTVAGIGTGIEAADATVVEAAGQILLPGLVDLHTHLREPGREDSETVLTGTRAAAVGGFTAVHAMANTFPVADTAGVVEQVWRLGKESGYCDVQPIGAVTVGLEGKQLAELGAMHDSAAGVKVFSDDGKCVDDAVIMRRALEYVKAFDGVVAQHAQEPRLTEGAQMNEGTVSSELGLVGWPAVAEESIIARDVLLAAHVDSRVHICHLSTAGSVEIVRWAKSKGWNVTAEVTPHHLLLTDELVRSYDPVYKVNPPLRTEADVMALREALADGTIDCVATDHAPHPHEDKDCEWAAAAMGMVGLETALSVVQQTMVETGLLDWAGVADRMSFRPAAIGRLDGHGRPVSVGEPANLVLVDPAYRGAVDPAGFASRSRNTPYEGRELPGRVTHTFLRGRATVVDGKLT
- a CDS encoding aspartate carbamoyltransferase catalytic subunit, which gives rise to MKRHLISAADLTRDDAVLILDTAEEMARVADRPIKKLPTLRGRTVVNLFFEDSTRTRISFEAAAKRLSADVINFSAKGSSVSKGESLKDTALTLEAMGADAVVIRHHSSGAPYRLATSGWIDGAVVNAGDGTHEHPTQALLDAFTMRRRLVGADQGLGRDLDGRRITIVGDVLHSRVARSNVHLLTTLGAHVTLVAPPTLLPIGVEQWPCDVSYGLDEVLPQSDAVMMLRVQRERMNAAYFPTEREYSRRYGLNGDRMAKMPGHSIVMHPGPMNRGMEITAEVADSDRCTAVEQVANGVSVRMAVLYLLLGGSEPATSARPEGNK
- the pyrR gene encoding bifunctional pyr operon transcriptional regulator/uracil phosphoribosyltransferase PyrR; its protein translation is MDAQHDGTGNAARPVLEAPDIARALTRIAHEIVERAKGADDVVLLGIPTRGVFLARRLAAKLEEITGRAIPVGSLDITMYRDDLRMRPARALGRTDIPGDGIDERLVVLVDDVLFSGRTIRAALDALGDIGRPRAVQLAVLVDRGHRELPIRADYVGKNLPTSHRETVTVQLSEEDGRDAVLLGDRRTTAVGGQ
- the carA gene encoding glutamine-hydrolyzing carbamoyl-phosphate synthase small subunit, producing the protein MTISNPGHASQRKRVSPAVLVLEDGRIFRGRAYGAVGETFGEAVFSTGMTGYQETLTDPSYDRQIVVATAPQIGNTGWNDEDDESGRIWVSGYVVRDPARIPSNWRSRRPLDEELARQGVVGICGIDTRALTRHLRERGAMRSGVFSGEALAPDAELLARVRAQPQMTGASLYEEVATKEAYTVPAVGEKKFTVAAIDLGIKGMTPRRMAERGIEVHVLPATATAEEVYAVAPDGVFFSNGPGDPATAEGPVALMRAVLERRTPLFGICFGNQILGRALGFGTYKLKYGHRGINQPVQDRTTGKVEVTAHNHGFAVDAPLDRVSETEFGRAEVSHVCLNDQVVEGLHLLDQPAFSVQYHPEAAAGPHDAAYLFDRFVTLMEGQRA